The stretch of DNA GTGCCGGGGCTCCGATCACCACGGCCATCTCGCCCTCAAAGTCCGCGCACTTATTGGCAAACTCTGGCACCTCGGCATCGTCATACGGTCCGATGAGAGCTTCCGGGAACTTGATGAACAGCGTGGGCACTTCCGGTTGCGCATGCCCCATCTCGCGGATGTGCTTGGCGTAGTTCAAGCCAACGCAGATGATTTTCCCTGGTCGCGGGATCACGGGAGCGAGATCCTCAGGATTGAACTCGAACTGCTCCGATTCTACGTCCAGCAGGACCTCGTACCACTGTTCGTCGTTAAGCAGTGCTCCGATGTCGGAAAAGCCCTCGATGGTGCGGGCGGTGGTTGGGCCGTCCACGATGATGGCTTGGGTGCCGGTGTTCGTGCGCAAGGTAGCAATTCGCATGGTTATCCCCTAGCTAGGTCGACGAAACGGGAGTAGTGCAGCTGGTGGGCGACCGGGATCGTGTCGATCGGGCCACCACGGTGCTTAGCCAAGATGATATCGGCTTCGCCGGCGCGCTCGTCGTCTTTGTCCTGGGAGTCCGGGCGATAGAGCAGCATGACCATGTCGGCGTCCTGCTCCAACGAGCCAGATTCGCGCAGGTCGGCGATCTGCGGGCGCTTGTCGGTACGAGCTTCCGGCCCACGGTTGAGCTGGGAGATAGCGATCAATGGGACATCGAGTTCCTTGGCCAGCAGCTTGAGCTGACGGGAGAACTCGGAGACTTCCTGCTGGCGAGACTCGACACGCTTGCCTGAGCTCATCAACTGGAGATAGTCCACGACGATCATCTGCAGATCGTGCTTTTGCTTAAGTTTACGGGCCTTCGAGCGAATCTCCATCATGGTGAGGTTCGCGGAATCGTCAATGAACAGCGGCGCCTGGTCGATCTCGCCGACGCGCTGAGCGAGACGAGCCCACTGGTCATCGCTCATGCGGCCCGAGCGCATATCCGAAAGCTTGATTTCAGTTTCTGCGGAGAGCAAACGCATCACGATCTCAGACTTGGACATTTCCAGCGAGAAGATGCAGGAAGTTTTCCCATGCTTGATCGAACAGGAACGCATGAAGTCTAGGGCCAAGGTTGACTTACCAACGCCGGGGCGCGCAGCAATAATGATCATCTGCCCACCATGCAGGCCGTTGGTGAGGTTATCAAGGTCAATAAAGCCCGTCGGGATGCCCCGCGCCAAACCACCCACCGAGGCAATCTGATCGAGCTCATCCATGGTGGGCTCCAGAATATCGGCCAGCACGGCGTAGTCCTCGGTGGTCCGCTTCTGCGAAATATTGAAGACCTGCTGCTGCGCCAAGTCCAGGACCGTGTCCACTTCAGCGCCTTCGGTGCCTTCATAGCCGAGCTGGACGACGCGCGTGCCAGCGTCGACAAGCCTGCGCAGGATGGCCTTCTCGGCGACGATATCCGCGTAATAGGAGACGTTTGCCGGCGTTGGCACCACGTTGAGCAGGGTATGCAGGTAGGGCGCTCCGCCGACGCGCTCGAGGTCATTGTTGCGGTCGAGTCGAGCGGCCACGACGATCGGGTCGATGCTGGAGGCGTCGGAAAACAGGTCGAGCATCGCCTGATAGATCAGCTGGTGCGCAGGCAGGTAAAAGTCGTCGGGCGTGAGCTTTTCGATGATGTCAACAATCGCGGTGGGCGAGACCAACATCGCGCCGAGTACACCCATTTCCGCCTCACGGTCCTGCGGAGGTTGCCGACCAAAGGTTCGCTGTTGCGCGACCTCGCCGGAACCGCGGTAGCCCTTGCGATCCCGACGGAAGTCGTCGCCGCTGTAGCGTGTCACCGAACCGCCAAACTCTGGGACGATATCCGAGTAGGACGCAGTGAAATCTTCGTAAGACGGATCCTCGTGGGTTGGTTCCGGAGGCAATGGGGTGGAATCGTCGAATGATTCTTCTGGATGCGTCATAGTTCTACCACTCTCATCGCCGCTCGATCCGGTCTGGCCAAGCTTTCATTCTAGCCCGCCACGCCGGTAGGGACCCGCTGAGCTACCCTAACGCTGCCAGTCACCCAAACTACCGTGAATAGCCCCGACTACCGCCGAGATTGCGGGCCAAATTTGCTGTTCTGGACAGCCCTTTTCCGCCCACTGCGCCGCTACCGCTGTCATTGCTCCCACCCCGGCTAGCAGAGCATAGCGGTCTCGCTCGCTGACATTGGGGGCAACGATTTCACTGAGTTTCTGCGCATTACGCTCGGCCGCCCGGGCGCGTACTGCAGTTGCGTCGGCATCATCGTGCCCGTGCAGGACCTGTCGGCGTGCCTTGTCACTCGGTAGCGCGGCCAGCCCTAAAAGGTAGCCTCGTACCCACGCGGTGACCCGATCCTGCTTCGGCGCGGTGGAAACTACTTCGTCGAGTTCGCGCTGTTGCACGACCGCCACGTCCGCCAACCAGGTGGAAAGCACTGCAGCAAAGAGCCCATTCTTGCTCTGGAAGTATTTATGCACCAGGGCGACAGATACACCCAGATCAGTGGCGATCGCGCTCACGGAGACGTCCGTGAAAGGCAGGGACGCGAAGTGCTCCGCGGCGGTAGTCAGGATGGCTTGCTTGCGCGCTGTCGGGGTTAGCCGCGTGCGACGTGGGATTTCAGCGGACATGTTGACAGCATAGCGCACTAGTGTAAGACTCTCACTAACGTTAGTGAGAGTCTTACACTAATCAACCCACTCGAAGGAACCCATGAAAATGCCTACAAACCCAACCTGGACCCGCGACACAATCTGGTGGCACGTCTACCCCTTGGGATTTACCGGGGCCGCCGTGCGTCCGGCCAATGATAGCGAACGAGCTCTGACCCCGCGCTTGCGCCATATTGAATCCTGGCTGGATTACCTCATCGAGCTGGGCTGTAACGGCCTGGCCCTTGGCCCAATCTTCCAATCCCGCACCCACGGGTATGACACCACCGACTACTTCACCATCGACCCCCGGCTGGGCAGCCTGTCCGACTTCGACTCGCTCGTTGCTACCTGCCACGCCAAGGGAATCCGAATCATGCTCGACGGGGTGTTTAACCATGTTGCCAGCGGGCATTTCCCGGAGCTGGTCCTCGCCGACCATGTCTTCGAGGGACACGAAAGCCTCCAAACGCTCGACCATTCCCGGCCTGAGACCGCGGAAATGGTGCGCGATGTGATGAAGTTCTGGCTGGACCGCGGCATTGATGCCTGGCGCCTGGACGCCGCCTACGCCGTACCGGCGGAATTTTGGGACAGTGTGATCCCCGAAGTACAACGCGACTTCCCCGAAAGCTGGTTCATCGGAGAGGTCATCCACGGCGAATACCCCGCCTTCGCCAGCCACATCGGCAGCATCACCCAGTACGAGCTGTGGAAAGCCACGTTCAGCTCACTCAACGACGCCAACTTCTACGAACTCGATTGGTGCCTACAACGCCACCAACAGCTACTCTCCAACTTCATTCCGTACACCTTCATCGGCAACCACGACGTCACCCGCATCGCCAGCCAAGTCGGCGCACCAAAAGCCGCCCTGGCCTTAACCTTGCTGATGACCGTCCCCGGCATCCCGGCGATTTACTACGGTGACGAGCAGGGTTTCACTGGAGTCAAAGAGGAGCGCGAGGGCGGCGACGACGCCATCCGCCCCATGTTCCCTAGCTCGCCTTTTCCACCGAACCCCATGTTTGAGCTCCACCAGCGACTCATTGCGTTCCGCCGTCGACATGCCTGGCTTGTCGACGCCCACGTGGAAACCCTCCACCTGGACAACGAACACTACCG from Corynebacterium epidermidicanis encodes:
- the dnaB gene encoding replicative DNA helicase, which codes for MTHPEESFDDSTPLPPEPTHEDPSYEDFTASYSDIVPEFGGSVTRYSGDDFRRDRKGYRGSGEVAQQRTFGRQPPQDREAEMGVLGAMLVSPTAIVDIIEKLTPDDFYLPAHQLIYQAMLDLFSDASSIDPIVVAARLDRNNDLERVGGAPYLHTLLNVVPTPANVSYYADIVAEKAILRRLVDAGTRVVQLGYEGTEGAEVDTVLDLAQQQVFNISQKRTTEDYAVLADILEPTMDELDQIASVGGLARGIPTGFIDLDNLTNGLHGGQMIIIAARPGVGKSTLALDFMRSCSIKHGKTSCIFSLEMSKSEIVMRLLSAETEIKLSDMRSGRMSDDQWARLAQRVGEIDQAPLFIDDSANLTMMEIRSKARKLKQKHDLQMIVVDYLQLMSSGKRVESRQQEVSEFSRQLKLLAKELDVPLIAISQLNRGPEARTDKRPQIADLRESGSLEQDADMVMLLYRPDSQDKDDERAGEADIILAKHRGGPIDTIPVAHQLHYSRFVDLARG
- a CDS encoding TetR/AcrR family transcriptional regulator, giving the protein MSAEIPRRTRLTPTARKQAILTTAAEHFASLPFTDVSVSAIATDLGVSVALVHKYFQSKNGLFAAVLSTWLADVAVVQQRELDEVVSTAPKQDRVTAWVRGYLLGLAALPSDKARRQVLHGHDDADATAVRARAAERNAQKLSEIVAPNVSERDRYALLAGVGAMTAVAAQWAEKGCPEQQIWPAISAVVGAIHGSLGDWQR
- a CDS encoding alpha-amylase family glycosyl hydrolase, with translation MPTNPTWTRDTIWWHVYPLGFTGAAVRPANDSERALTPRLRHIESWLDYLIELGCNGLALGPIFQSRTHGYDTTDYFTIDPRLGSLSDFDSLVATCHAKGIRIMLDGVFNHVASGHFPELVLADHVFEGHESLQTLDHSRPETAEMVRDVMKFWLDRGIDAWRLDAAYAVPAEFWDSVIPEVQRDFPESWFIGEVIHGEYPAFASHIGSITQYELWKATFSSLNDANFYELDWCLQRHQQLLSNFIPYTFIGNHDVTRIASQVGAPKAALALTLLMTVPGIPAIYYGDEQGFTGVKEEREGGDDAIRPMFPSSPFPPNPMFELHQRLIAFRRRHAWLVDAHVETLHLDNEHYRFRAHSGEAWVEVELWLTGQPRAVISAHDEVEIHVQLT